ACGGTGATAATCAAACTGCTTCTTTGACCTGATTACTTCTTAGGCCTCCCGTGAATCCTCGAAGTGCAAACAAAACAACCAACCCAACAAACATAAGAGAACATATAATTAAAATGgatatttcgattgttatttttgtggAACAATCTATTTGGATCTATGAGTTGTATGACTAAGTACAATACAAATAGGAAggacaaaatatattttaaaatttctccagaaaattgattcttaaattatATAATTTGTTCAAACTTTGTTTAAGAAAAAATGAAAGTTAGGGGGGGAAAAGAGGGACTACGGGACTACCACCTACTTTCTTCTCCGCCAAAAATATCAACTACATGAACTTGATGACTGTTGCTTCAACAATTACTTGTGAGATTGACTTCCTTGtatcatacaaaaaaaaatataaatagagaaaataaaaatcaaataacaaaATCGAGACGATGTTGATATTATTCTCTTACCACCGATAAAAAAGATATCATTCTCTTACCGAAGCTGCAACTACATAAAAATCAAATGTACaaagaaaatataataaaaatataaaaaccaaaaacaatgATAATTATCATCTGCATTACTAAAAAAATTAATAGAAAaacattttcaatcaaaattgtgatattACATTGTTGATATGATTATCATGATTAATCATAGAAAATTCACTACTGGATTATATCTATATTCGCAGAATGAGTTTAGGGGTACCTTGATATTGTTTGAACGAAAACAGGTACATAATTGAGAGGATCGACCGTACCTGCACAACGAAGAACAATGAAAATAGATCAGAGGGAACCCTATGCAAGAATGGAAAATCTTGAAAGAAACGAGGAAACAAGATTTCACTATATAAGGAGACACCCAACCCAAAAATTCcataaataattttctttttagtaataatattcgtcaaagaaattttggtaattttttaattttgtttgacGAAAAAAATATCGAGCAGTCTACTGGACGTCTAAGAATAGAAATGCTCTTTATATTTATTTACTTACTCTATAGAAAATGCTTTATATAGAGACACCATAACCACAACTTTCATAAAATAAAGACTTTGCTATAAAAACAATATTAAtccttgtctaaaatatcaaaagcttttatataataaaaatatttattccaaaattcacataaaaataataatgaaaatataaactatttattctttttgtatattattgtcaaaaataaataataagtaCTAAATATATCGTGCATGTTTAGGGACAATAattacttttgtttttctttttcctttttttggaaTGAATAATACTAACAAAAATTATTGAAACTTGTCTTTCTATTCTTCTCACGATTCGTTTTGCTAATCTTCCCACGATTTTTAtgttcttcaatattttcttgttttttttgatCATGATTGATTTTTATGCTTTTGctttttcttttaataattttggttttcaactATTTGACAGGATTTGCCGATTTTTCTGCTGAGGAAGTACACTTTGATCATCAACatgtgtttttattttaagttttaatcaATGATTATCTAAATTTTATGGATAATTTCTATTTTCATCCCATATTAATGTTTGTTTAATTATTAGCAACAACTTCGAATTGGAATTAGGAATTAATTTAGTTTTAAGAAATGTAATTGGACACTGATGTGGGACATTAgactttttttttaacattttccGATTGATTTAATGCTGTGATGATAATCATGATGCATAATTTAATGTTTATTGTTTAATCATAATGAATGGTACAAACatgattttatttaattatttatttgtatGTTTTAATGTTaggatttaattatgattttcaaatgatTTCTTTTGAATTTATTTGGTAATTTATAGGATTTCTTAAGATTTTGTTAATTTAGGAAATATTTTTCTTGAATATGATTGTCCAGAAAATATATTATAGCCCAAAAGATATTTTCATGGATTATTTTACCCGAACTTTtataaaattaccaaaataaaTTAAAACGGTGGGGCCAGAATAACCAGAAGCTCCAGTTAACCACATCGCTCgaaaaaaactctatttttatatagagaatatatACATATAGAAGCCTTTCATAAATTTCAACATCCAAGGAGACTATATGAAGTGAGCTACATAGAAGGCTTTCATAGATTCCAACTTCCATCTCTTGCCATTGTTAAACTGTGTTGGAGGAAACAAAGAAGATACTCCGCTCTTGCCCCTTTTTTTGGGTTTTGTTTCTTTGTTCCTAGAACTACTGACACAAAAGAGGATGTTTTAGCTGAAAAACCAAAacattttagattttttaactGGGATGACATTTCACCATATTGTATTGTCCACTAATtattagtagataaatctaatattacTATCCTTATTAGATGGCTGTACTATAAATGTATTCCAGGTTTCTAATGCCTAaagttagtttttctttttaatgaaTCACTAgtttccaaagagaaaggaaaaaaaaattagcaaAAAGTTATATATAAATTCTCCATAGAACTTCATGATTAAAGAAAGGAACTAAAAACTATGAAGTAGAATTGATATAACCAAGTAATTTGAGAGATTAAAGGTTTGAGTGGAAATAATTTCAGTTCCTTGATGATTTTGCCAAAAGCAAAACCTTGATTAAGCAAGTAACACCCAGCTCCATACTATTCCAGCTTGCCCTAGTTTTTCTAAGGATGCATAGGCTTAAAGGCCAATGGTGATGCATGCGTTTCTCGCAAGCGTTGTCCAGGTATAAAGCAATGCCTCGGACACTGCAACCTTATTTTCAGTTTCTTTACTCCGCTTTGGTCCTGCTCTTGCGGTGTCAAGTGTGTATTAGCGAGGCCCATGCCATTTATATTTGTCGTGTATCAATTACAATTATACGACACACAAAGTACACTTAGATACCTGGACTGTCTTTCTCCATTAACTCCTGAATCCTGATTAGACCACTCTCACTAATTCGTTCGTCACTGTTTATTAACCCCACCATACAATTAAACACTCCATTATGTAGTATCTTCTTATTTTTCTAGTCCCTTATTAATATGGGTTTTGTGGATGCACATGACAACATACAATCATTGGGAAATTGGTAAAACAAACACAAGCTGTTCTAATATGCCGGAAACATAGACACGACCATGTCGAGGTATAGCATGGAAAAGCAAAGGCAACATGCTACAAAGCAAAAAAGAGCAATAAAAATGATGATCAAGTAACGGTGGAAGAGAGCAAGAATGGAAGATTAAcaatgtatcttggtaaaacaaaTGATCTTCTTGTACTGTTAGTAGCTGGCTAGCTACTGTTCAAAAGCAGAAAGATACAGAACTCTGCTGCACGCTTCCCACTTCCCCTCATTTTTCTCCCTCATTACATGTCTTTGATTTAAACCCCTCGTCTGGGTGTGCCCGCGGTGGGTCCGATGCTGAATACACTTGCGACGCGTAATAGAGGAATGTTTTGAAAGGGGGAGTTGGGCTAATTATATAACCTGGTGTCCTGGTGTCCGCCTCTAAGAGTGAGAGCCCAAATGATTTGGCTCCAGAGGTGGATGAGGACTGTTCTGACACCAATGTGAAGTCAAACGATGTGAGCTCAAGAATCGATAACAAAGCAAGTTAGCCAGCTTGAAAGTGGAGAACTAAGATCTTATCAGGAGGTGTAGGACTTCATAGGATGGTTTCTGTGTGCAGACCTGCATTTTAGCAAAATCAGGAGAAGTAAAAGCAGACAATGTGAGATATAAAAAGCTAATAAAATTTAACAAAGTAATCAAATCTAAGACTTAGCAGCTGAACTGAATGGTTCCAAATTTATAACCAAAGTATAAGTAATCAGGTCATAAGATTAAGTTTGTTGTATATCCACACTCTCATCGTCACTGTCTACAGTATTTGGAGTGGAAGTTTCTTTCTCCTTCTAAACAGCATCACCCTCGTTTGCATGTTGTGACAAGGTTTTGCCCACTAGTGTTTGCGATTCTTGTGCAATACACAGACTAATGAAgacaatttttttcttgtttcctAATCAAAGCATCTTGTTTCTTCAACAACTAAAATCACAGACTGAATCTCGAAATGACAGTCTAAACGAATAGAACTAAGAACAGAATAGATATCCTAAAAGTCTTAGGAGCTTAGGATTACTGGGAAAGCTCTCAGATTTCCACAATATTTCCTGTGCTAAGAAGTAGTCTCACGCATTACACATACAGGAGGACTTTTCAATTTTCCCTCAGAAACATTTTATCTTATGCCCTTTTTATTTGTTCACATGATCTGTTAGTTCTAGATTCACAGTACCGCATAACAGAGTTTTGAAGAGGAcatggaaaagaaaagaagacacACTGAGTTCCGCGAAATGAGAAATGAGAGCAGGTTGAGGCACAACTACTTTCCCCCAAGGCACCAGCTGATTAAACTTGAACATCTATTTACACTTCACTCTGAAAAATATGAAGTACAGAGAAATGTCAGTGTAAATGTAATATATGTATAATTATTGATAACAAAACAAACTGAACCTAAGGGAGCTGAGTACAGAAGTCAAGGTACTAAATATAATTCATTCTTTCCTTGAGAAGGCAAAGCCAGATTTAGGTTTATGAGTAAACCAGAACATTTATATTGTAGACTTGTAGTGCCAGCAAGAGAATTTTCAATTGTTAATTGAGTAGGTATGCACTCAAGGAAATGATCATCACTAACTATATACTAGTATAAGCAAAAGCTGCAGAACTACTAACATACCTCTACTCCATTAGCCTCCTCCTCACGGGCTTTATCAGCTTTCATGGGATCAGTTGTTGAGCAATGACTGCTGTCTTTTTGGATCAATCTCCAATGGCGCAGCTCGCTTGGGGGAAGGAGGAGGTAGTCATAATCGGCAATTTTGGGATCGTAACTGCACCAAACAAGAGCTTAGTATACATTAGTATATCAATGACGGAAACCACTGAACATACACAATGATACAAATGTCAACTTAGTGAATCAAAAATGGATGATGATTAACTGCTGAATTACCTAACAGTCTCCAGCCCCATAGCTTCAAAATGTGCCTTAGTACTACAACAAGATAATATTGAGGAGAATCATAAACCATGAACAGCTACTTAAACAATTCAACAAAATTTAAAAATGTAATAATTACCGTTCtctttgccttatttttcttgcTATTAATTTCTCCCTCCACAGGGCATTTATTTTCCtttccttctcctcctcctcGGGGGACATTTCCGGCTCCTTATGGAGAATACTAGATGGTTTTGTTGCCATTTGAGAAAATGGAGAGTACCTAACCTGCTGCAACAATTCGAAGGTTCACTATCGTTCTAAGCACCGCCATGAATAATCTAAGAAAGAAAAACCCAAAATTAACACAGTTACACAGAGAAATCCTAAATCAATAcatcaaaacctaaaaatcaaaatgaacaaactacAATTAGAACAGAGAAACCTTTAATTAAAACAGgaaaagcctaaactcaaaacaaGAGAACCGTCAAATCCAAGCAGAATGacctaaaataaaaacagaaactcTAATTTTATAATTGAGATCGCTCAGATGGAAGCGAAATACTCAGTTCATTAGAATTAAAGAAGTTTAAATTACCTGTTGGTGGTTTTCGGTTGCGACGCTGGTGGTTTAATTGTTCGCTGCGGTGGACCGGTGGTGGAGTGTTATGTGTGAACAGAAGAATGCGAGAGGCCTGGGAAAATAATGCGAGTCTGTCTGGTGGTGCAAGTAGACTTTAGGAGGAGAAATTTCTTTAAGGGTTAGGATTTCTTTAAAATAGAAGGATCTCTCAAACCTAATGATGACCGTTGGATCATCAATTGTTCTAAATTTAAAAGACTAAAAAAGTGGCGTATTTGTTTTTTTATACAGAAATCTCAGGTCAGGGAGACGTCGGAGggaaaatatgggtataaaattaaCCGGAGGTTACTAATTCAGTATTTCCAATAtttacattctttttttttttgaaggataagATGGTGAGTGAACACATATGCAATGTCGTGTTCCTTGTAGTAATACCGATTAACTACCGATTAAACTCAGGGagcttgttattattattatatctccaaaaccaaaagaaagccCCTCAGCTTTAATCACCAAAATTGGATCATTAAATAATGACAAAGTCACAGGACTATTCTTGATCTAACCTAATTACAGACAGTTTGGCGATGTAAAAATTCTCCCGGTTCTCATTATTGCATCACAAATATTTGACGTGACACTGCGCAGTGTGCGCATGACTCAGAACTTTAGAGCCATCTGCTCTAGCAGTTGGAAAAGCAAAGATATATTTCCAAGATCAAATGTTCTTACTGTTACTCACAACCCTTATCCTGTAACATTCAGATGTTTACCCTGCTTTAAACACCGCAATGAATCATCTAACAAATGATTACCACCAGTGGCGAAATCAGAATTTTAAATTGAGGGGTCTAAAAGAAATTTTTGTCGCGCCCAAATCAACACGGGAAAATACGTACTGCTTCAGTTGAAAGCACAAATGAATTGAGACCATATTACTCTTGCAAGAGAGCAATGTACGGAAATGTGCTGGCTTGTCTCCCGCATCTGCCACACTCTCACTAACCTTACCAAACTTCATAGAATGAATTCTCGTTTGTATCGAATTCTCCTCAATCCTTATTAACACTAGCAAGGAATTCAAGGAATCAATCATTTGATCTGGATTCTACAACAGTTCTATCATTGTTATCAACTTGCCATGAATACAACTGCAAAACCAAATCTATACAAATTAGTACAGTT
This portion of the Papaver somniferum cultivar HN1 chromosome 11, ASM357369v1, whole genome shotgun sequence genome encodes:
- the LOC113323679 gene encoding uncharacterized protein LOC113323679, which translates into the protein MATKPSSILHKEPEMSPEEEEKERKINALWREKLIARKIRQRERTKAHFEAMGLETVSYDPKIADYDYLLLPPSELRHWRLIQKDSSHCSTTDPMKADKAREEEANGVESEV